One genomic segment of Hordeum vulgare subsp. vulgare chromosome 2H, MorexV3_pseudomolecules_assembly, whole genome shotgun sequence includes these proteins:
- the LOC123424967 gene encoding GDSL esterase/lipase At1g28600-like — protein sequence MRPPHAALLLLFILACLRGAYSGGGRSRFTSIISFGDSYADTGNLVKWADPVFPGPLPLENLPYGQTFFGYPTGRATDGRLVLDFIAEALGLPFVPPYLAKGSNFSAGVNFAVAGAPALNLTYLQGQNFTVNPPINSSLHDQLEWFQKLKPSLCKGQGTDCFGSSLFVMGEFGSNDYRNILMSNKTVEQALVYVPQIVDSISRGVERLIQQGAKYIVVADVFPTGCIPPILTMLASPNKMEYDRHGCLKSGNRLGRSQNTLLRHRIKVLRRKYPHTTIIAAEYYRPILAFLDMPGHFGLNSSTTLLTCCGAGGPPYNYDFNAGCGLPGVKACADPSHALQWDGFHLTESAYRVIADGWLHGPYADPSIMHVRS from the exons ATGAGGCCACCTCATGCAGCGCTCCTCTTGCTCTTCATCCTGGCGTGCCTCCGCGGTGCCTACTCCGGTGGCGGACGGAGCCGCTTCACCTCCATAATAAGCTTCGGCGACTCCTACGCCGACACGGGTAACTTGGTCAAGTGGGCTGATCCCGTCTTTCCCGGTCCTCTGCCACTCGAGAACCTCCCCTACGGCCAGACCTTCTTCGGCTACCCCACCGGACGTGCCACCGACGGCCGCCTTGTGCTCGACTTCATCG CCGAGGCTTTGGGTCTGCCTTTCGTGCCGCCGTACCTCGCCAAGGGGAGCAACTTCTCCGCCGGAGTAAACTTCGCCGTGGCCGGAGCGCCGGCTCTGAACCTGACATACCTGCAGGGGCAGAATTTCACAGTGAACCCTCCGATCAACAGCTCCCTCCACGATCAGCTCGAGTGGTTCCAGAAACTGAAGCCTTCGCTCTGCAAGG GACAAGGTACTGATTGCTTCGGGAGCTCcctgtttgtcatgggagagtttGGATCAAATGACTACAGGAACATCCTCATGTCCAACAAGACCGTTGAACAAGCCTTAGTTTATGTTCCTCAAATTGTTGACAGCATCTCCAGAGGCGTAGAG AGACTGATCCAGCAAGGCGCCAAATACATCGTTGTGGCAGACGTCTTCCCGACGGGCTGCATACCACCAATTCTCACAATGCTGGCTAGCCCAAACAAGATGGAGTACGATCGGCATGGATGCCTCAAGAGTGGGAACAGGTTGGGGCGCTCCCAGAACACTCTTCTCCGCCACCGGATCAAGGTGCTCCGGCGCAAGTACCCGCATACGACGATCATCGCCGCCGAGTACTACCGACCCATCCTAGCTTTTCTAGATATGCCGGGGCATTTTG GACTGAATAGCAGCACAACCCTCCTCACCTGTTGTGGTGCAGGAGGCCCTCCTTATAACTACGACTTCAATGCAGGGTGCGGCCTGCCGGGTGTGAAGGCGTGCGCAGATCCATCTCACGCACTTCAGTGGGATGGTTTCCACCTGACGGAGTCCGCCTACAGGGTCATCGCCGATGGGTGGCTCCATGGCCCCTACGCGGATCCATCGATAATGCACGTACGCTCATAG